The following proteins come from a genomic window of Priestia filamentosa:
- a CDS encoding nucleotidyltransferase-like protein: MEDILRPIYQERASNRDTLGVLLIEKSKSSLPVTDNQDALLVVIVKKAEVPLFIKHYHRHDTTAALYTVTEEQLYDWLTNGSNRRVVDWIFNGQILFDRNEYLETLKKQLDEFPYYDRYKKIGIEFAKLIRRFIEGKAFFTSGNHLDSFNHMVHALHHLARLSVLEHGFHPEVTVWSQVKKLEPEVYKLYEELVESKEGIEKRLELLFLASEFLLNQRIDLGSKHLLSVMKQKQEPWTFQQLMTEEEIGPYSIDLGIVLDFLVEKELVFIYEEETKGKNIYHRYYTTR; the protein is encoded by the coding sequence ATGGAAGATATACTGCGCCCAATTTATCAGGAAAGAGCAAGTAATCGTGATACATTAGGGGTTTTGCTTATTGAAAAGAGTAAGTCAAGTTTACCTGTCACAGATAATCAAGATGCATTACTCGTTGTAATTGTTAAAAAAGCTGAAGTTCCGCTTTTTATTAAACACTATCATCGTCACGATACAACTGCTGCCCTTTATACCGTAACAGAGGAACAGCTTTATGATTGGTTAACAAACGGCAGCAATCGTCGAGTTGTAGACTGGATCTTTAATGGGCAAATCCTTTTTGATCGAAATGAGTACTTAGAAACTTTAAAAAAGCAGCTTGATGAATTTCCTTACTATGACCGCTATAAGAAAATAGGAATTGAGTTCGCGAAGCTTATTCGTCGGTTTATAGAAGGAAAAGCGTTTTTTACAAGCGGTAATCATTTAGATTCCTTTAATCATATGGTTCACGCTTTACATCATTTAGCTCGTCTTTCAGTTTTAGAGCATGGATTTCATCCAGAAGTAACGGTATGGAGTCAAGTGAAGAAACTTGAGCCTGAGGTTTATAAATTGTACGAGGAGCTTGTAGAAAGCAAAGAGGGAATTGAAAAACGTCTTGAACTGCTTTTCTTAGCGAGTGAGTTTTTATTAAATCAGCGCATTGATTTAGGCTCAAAACATCTTTTATCCGTCATGAAGCAAAAACAGGAACCGTGGACATTTCAGCAGCTTATGACAGAGGAAGAGATAGGGCCTTATAGTATTGACTTAGGAATTGTGTTAGATTTTCTTGTTGAGAAAGAGCTTGTCTTTATTTATGAAGAAGAAACAAAAGGGAAAAATATATATCACAGATACTATACAACAAGATAA
- a CDS encoding YgzB family protein: MATKYSSKINKIRTFALSLVFIGFIVMYVGIFFRESMLLMTLFMLLGLLCIIGSTVVYFWIGMLSTKAVQVVCPECKKYTKVLGRVDMCMYCREPLTLDPSLEGKEFNEKYNRKKKES; this comes from the coding sequence ATGGCTACTAAATATTCGAGTAAAATTAATAAAATTCGCACTTTCGCTTTAAGTCTTGTGTTTATTGGTTTTATTGTTATGTATGTGGGGATTTTTTTTAGAGAATCAATGCTATTAATGACCCTTTTTATGCTCCTTGGTCTTTTATGTATTATTGGCAGCACTGTTGTTTATTTTTGGATTGGGATGCTTTCTACTAAAGCCGTCCAAGTTGTATGCCCTGAATGCAAAAAGTATACAAAAGTATTAGGGCGTGTAGACATGTGTATGTATTGTAGAGAGCCTCTTACACTTGATCCTTCCCTAGAAGGAAAAGAATTCAATGAGAAATATAATAGAAAGAAAAAAGAAAGCTGA
- the perR gene encoding peroxide-responsive transcriptional repressor PerR translates to MAVATTDDLKEALDVLKGTGVRITPQRHAILEYLINSMSHPTADEIYKALEGKFPNMSVATVYNNLRVFREAGIVKELTYGDSSSRFDYVTTQHYHVICNDCGKIVDFHYPALNEVEALAAHITNFEVSHHRLEIYGTCPECAKDKKTVES, encoded by the coding sequence ATGGCGGTGGCAACAACAGACGATTTAAAAGAGGCTTTGGATGTACTTAAGGGTACTGGGGTTCGGATTACACCGCAACGTCATGCGATTTTAGAGTACCTAATTAATTCTATGTCTCACCCTACTGCAGATGAAATTTACAAAGCATTAGAAGGTAAGTTTCCTAATATGAGTGTTGCAACGGTTTATAACAATCTCCGCGTTTTTCGTGAAGCAGGAATCGTTAAAGAATTAACATACGGCGACTCTTCAAGTCGATTTGATTACGTAACAACTCAGCATTATCATGTTATTTGTAATGATTGTGGGAAAATTGTTGATTTTCATTATCCAGCTTTGAATGAAGTAGAAGCACTTGCTGCGCATATTACGAACTTTGAAGTTAGTCATCATCGTTTAGAGATATATGGAACATGTCCAGAATGTGCAAAAGATAAAAAAACAGTCGAAAGCTGA